In Bacteroidota bacterium, a single genomic region encodes these proteins:
- the lpxK gene encoding tetraacyldisaccharide 4'-kinase gives MQAFRFLLVPLSWIYGIITFIRNKFYDWGIFKTHEFNSSLICVGNLSAGGTGKTPMVEYLIELLQKNYALATLSRGYKRKTSGFYIADANSTAQDIGDEPRQYKQKFPDLHVAVDAKRKRGIELLHQNFKNLDVVLLDDAFQHRNVKAGMSILLTDYANLFFEDSMLPAGTLRESAWGMKRADIIVVSKTPQKLTPIERRIIIKKINAFDYQHVYFSFIRYGELIAATTDVILPENKKVTTVLLLCGIANPTPLKEQLILEYKEVVPLFYPDHFDFKVVDLQEIVKQFEQILNPNKVVITTEKDWMRLQKMDLQEWVKKLPLFYVPIKTDFNEPEKEEFNSQILNYVRTN, from the coding sequence ATGCAAGCATTCCGATTTTTGTTAGTGCCACTTTCGTGGATATATGGAATTATCACTTTTATCCGTAACAAGTTTTACGATTGGGGCATTTTTAAAACGCATGAATTTAACTCTTCGCTCATTTGTGTTGGCAACCTAAGTGCAGGCGGAACCGGCAAAACACCTATGGTGGAATACCTGATTGAATTGCTTCAAAAAAACTATGCCCTGGCTACCTTGAGTCGAGGCTACAAGCGCAAAACAAGTGGTTTTTATATTGCCGATGCAAACAGCACTGCACAGGATATTGGCGATGAACCCCGACAGTACAAACAAAAATTTCCCGACCTGCATGTGGCCGTGGATGCTAAGCGTAAGAGAGGTATTGAATTGCTTCATCAAAATTTCAAAAATCTGGATGTGGTGCTGCTGGATGATGCATTTCAACACCGAAATGTGAAAGCTGGAATGTCTATTTTATTGACCGATTATGCTAACTTATTTTTTGAAGACAGTATGCTTCCTGCGGGAACATTGCGCGAATCCGCCTGGGGCATGAAACGCGCCGATATTATTGTGGTAAGTAAAACGCCGCAAAAGCTCACACCGATTGAAAGGCGAATTATCATAAAAAAAATTAATGCATTCGATTACCAACACGTTTATTTTTCGTTTATTCGATATGGTGAATTAATTGCTGCCACAACGGACGTCATTTTGCCCGAAAACAAAAAAGTAACGACTGTGCTGCTGCTTTGTGGCATTGCCAACCCTACTCCATTGAAAGAGCAATTGATTTTGGAATACAAAGAAGTGGTTCCACTATTTTATCCGGATCATTTTGATTTTAAAGTAGTGGATTTACAAGAAATTGTGAAACAGTTTGAACAAATATTAAATCCAAATAAAGTAGTAATTACCACCGAAAAAGATTGGATGCGCCTACAAAAAATGGACTTGCAGGAATGGGTAAAAAAATTACCTTTGTTCTACGTCCCAATAAAAACGGACTTTAATGAACCTGAAAAAGAAGAATTTAATTCACAAATACTAAATTATGTTAGAACAAATTAA
- a CDS encoding choice-of-anchor B family protein, which produces MKKSLVVFVLIGMALHASAQFTSQNINLYARWFDSTVVQEPNYHIKYNSIWGWKNTLQNKEYAILGSTAGTYFIDVSNPSNPVKCDYVAGRRAGCIWREFKTYSHYAYLVSDDPGVNSLQIVDLNYLPDSVHVVYDSNQLFQTSHTVFIDGSKLYCGYNRTLTSAYSMAVYDLAPNPELPVFLRSLSQDDPGINLVHDMFVRNDTVYASCGYQGLYVYKFTGTAFVSLGSLTNYPFSGYNHSSAMAPGSHKMVFCDEVPAGLPAKVVDVTNPANMVFKSSFESTPNSTSTPHNPFMLGESVIIAYYQDGLQIFDVSDPMAVTRTGYYDTNPDDCPTCPNPDYSGCWGAYVDLPSGIILASDMQNGLFILDANAALGIKNESLETDLFSVYPNPAKDKLSIHLKQNLPANTTLEVSDMNGKILLSETIVSTAKSTQSIPVEMLESGLYVLKVSYGNETFIRKFSKL; this is translated from the coding sequence ATGAAAAAATCTTTAGTTGTATTTGTTTTGATAGGGATGGCATTGCATGCTTCCGCTCAGTTCACATCACAAAACATTAATTTGTATGCACGCTGGTTTGATTCTACAGTGGTGCAGGAGCCTAACTACCACATTAAATACAACAGTATTTGGGGATGGAAAAATACCCTACAAAATAAAGAATATGCCATACTTGGTTCTACCGCAGGTACTTATTTTATTGATGTGAGCAATCCTTCTAATCCGGTGAAATGTGATTATGTTGCCGGAAGAAGAGCGGGCTGCATTTGGCGTGAATTTAAAACCTATTCGCATTACGCTTATTTGGTGAGTGATGATCCGGGTGTCAATAGCTTGCAGATTGTGGATTTAAATTACTTGCCCGATTCAGTGCATGTGGTGTATGATTCGAATCAATTGTTTCAAACTTCGCATACGGTTTTTATTGATGGCAGTAAATTGTATTGTGGTTACAACCGCACGCTAACTAGTGCCTATTCTATGGCTGTATACGATTTAGCACCTAATCCAGAGTTACCGGTATTTTTACGTTCCTTAAGTCAGGATGATCCGGGTATAAATCTCGTGCACGATATGTTTGTGCGCAATGATACGGTTTACGCTTCTTGCGGATATCAGGGTTTGTATGTGTATAAATTTACCGGAACTGCATTTGTATCGCTGGGTTCACTTACCAATTATCCGTTTAGTGGCTACAACCACAGCAGTGCTATGGCTCCCGGAAGTCATAAAATGGTATTTTGTGATGAAGTACCTGCAGGTTTACCGGCCAAAGTGGTAGATGTAACCAATCCTGCGAATATGGTTTTTAAATCGAGTTTTGAATCTACACCTAATTCAACTTCCACCCCTCATAATCCATTCATGTTGGGCGAGAGTGTAATTATTGCGTATTATCAGGATGGTTTGCAAATTTTTGATGTATCGGATCCAATGGCTGTTACACGCACTGGGTATTACGATACCAATCCTGACGATTGCCCAACATGCCCCAATCCCGATTACAGCGGCTGCTGGGGAGCTTATGTGGATTTACCAAGCGGGATTATTTTGGCAAGCGATATGCAAAACGGGCTTTTTATTTTGGATGCTAATGCTGCTTTAGGAATTAAAAATGAGAGTTTGGAAACTGATTTGTTTTCGGTATATCCCAATCCCGCCAAGGATAAATTGAGTATTCATTTAAAACAAAATTTACCGGCAAATACTACACTAGAGGTGAGTGATATGAATGGTAAAATTTTGCTTTCCGAAACAATTGTAAGCACTGCAAAATCAACTCAATCTATACCTGTAGAAATGCTTGAAAGCGGTTTGTATGTTTTAAAAGTGAGTTATGGGAATGAAACATTCATTCGTAAATTTTCTAAGCTGTAG
- a CDS encoding lamin tail domain-containing protein, with protein sequence MKNLKLLVLLVLFSQHSFSQAPEIWGVGKSTINSTSYTIYKTDTSLNNPVTTVKVLSSQIDGIPTGNLVKGIYDSLIYGVLTSQSGLFKIYKINTLTNFFSILYQTTTVNQGAYVVGELMKHPNGKYYGMTYSGGSQGLGVLFEWNPIANTYLVKHHFSGADGSTPRTNASLRYCNNDGYFYGLTEAGGTNNYGVLFRYKVTTSTYEVINNFNYSNGIAPNGSVQLLEYANGDLNILYTLCLSNSNNWGTLCNTRYTNSTAAFTTTYHSFSGLYFYNNTMQFSNPAGEIIRLKTNNSNNDAQFMGMGRAGSQNLYALYSFAVNKITKQVYTNTTLNFTSYFPTDQVYATNDNIVQSNFANGVVYLATNGFDYSNTNGSFIRKYYPMNNYFAVNRDIYNTQNLSNLVEGCRPYIHTYSPCVAATLPVLSSSATNVCNNNPVTLSITGGSLNGSAAWNWYTDSCGGNLVGTGTSITVTQSSTTTYYVRGEGGCSTNGNCANITVYCIPAGTGNDLFFSEYIEGSSNNKAFEIFNPTSSIIDLSIYNVELYINGSTTPTNSQVLTGNLAPGDVFVLANTGAAAQFTAVADILSNACNFNGDDAIVLKKNNVPIDIIGQVGIDPGLNWPISGGGATSDFTLVRDSLVNNPETNWTIAQNQWYVYPINTASYLGYHNMHYTPNSVETLQANQGMQIYPNPGNGLITLQLKEKSIITLTNSMGQIIYKSNFADYSFELNIQEFAPGLYFIKSSNKVMKYLKL encoded by the coding sequence ATGAAAAACCTAAAATTATTAGTTCTATTGGTTCTTTTTAGCCAACACTCATTTTCACAAGCTCCTGAAATTTGGGGAGTTGGCAAATCAACAATTAATAGTACAAGTTATACTATTTATAAAACGGATACAAGTTTGAATAATCCGGTTACTACTGTAAAAGTATTATCATCACAAATTGATGGTATTCCAACCGGTAATTTAGTAAAGGGAATTTACGACAGTTTAATTTATGGAGTATTAACGTCTCAGTCAGGTTTGTTTAAAATTTATAAAATAAATACACTCACAAACTTTTTTTCGATTCTTTATCAAACCACAACAGTTAATCAAGGAGCTTACGTAGTTGGAGAGTTAATGAAACATCCGAATGGAAAATATTACGGAATGACCTATTCAGGAGGCAGTCAAGGTTTGGGAGTTCTATTTGAATGGAATCCAATAGCTAATACTTACCTTGTGAAACATCATTTTAGTGGTGCTGATGGCTCCACACCAAGAACAAATGCTTCCTTGAGATATTGTAACAATGATGGTTATTTTTATGGGTTAACTGAAGCGGGTGGAACGAATAACTATGGTGTTTTATTTAGATATAAAGTCACAACAAGCACTTACGAGGTAATTAATAATTTTAATTATTCCAACGGTATTGCTCCGAATGGCTCTGTTCAACTTTTAGAATATGCAAACGGTGATTTAAATATTTTGTATACTTTATGTTTAAGTAATAGCAATAATTGGGGAACCTTATGTAATACACGTTATACCAATAGCACAGCAGCATTTACAACTACCTACCACAGTTTTTCAGGATTATATTTTTACAATAACACAATGCAATTCAGCAACCCAGCAGGCGAAATTATTAGATTAAAAACCAATAATTCAAATAATGATGCACAGTTTATGGGAATGGGAAGAGCTGGTAGTCAAAATCTATATGCCTTGTATTCATTTGCTGTTAACAAAATAACCAAACAAGTTTATACAAATACCACTTTGAATTTTACAAGCTATTTTCCAACCGATCAAGTGTATGCGACGAACGATAATATAGTGCAAAGCAACTTTGCAAATGGGGTTGTGTATTTAGCAACAAATGGATTTGATTATTCAAATACCAATGGTAGTTTCATTCGGAAGTATTATCCAATGAATAACTATTTTGCCGTTAACAGAGATATTTATAACACACAAAATTTGTCTAATTTAGTGGAGGGCTGCCGTCCGTATATACATACCTATTCCCCTTGCGTTGCAGCAACTTTACCTGTTTTGTCGAGTTCAGCAACTAATGTTTGCAATAACAATCCGGTTACTTTATCTATTACCGGTGGTTCTCTTAATGGTTCAGCAGCTTGGAATTGGTATACAGATAGTTGTGGTGGAAATTTAGTTGGTACAGGCACCAGCATTACTGTAACACAAAGTTCAACAACTACATATTATGTGCGTGGTGAGGGAGGTTGCAGTACAAACGGAAATTGTGCCAACATTACTGTTTATTGTATACCGGCAGGTACCGGCAATGATTTATTTTTTTCTGAATACATAGAAGGTAGTTCAAATAATAAGGCATTTGAAATTTTTAATCCTACTAGTTCTATTATAGATTTGTCAATCTATAATGTTGAACTTTATATAAATGGTTCAACAACACCTACAAATTCGCAAGTATTAACAGGCAATTTAGCTCCCGGAGATGTTTTTGTTTTGGCCAACACAGGTGCAGCAGCACAATTTACTGCTGTTGCAGATATTCTTTCAAATGCATGCAATTTTAATGGAGACGACGCAATCGTGCTTAAAAAGAATAATGTTCCTATCGATATTATTGGACAAGTAGGAATAGATCCCGGTTTAAATTGGCCGATTTCTGGTGGTGGGGCAACTTCCGATTTTACTTTAGTTAGAGATAGCCTGGTTAATAACCCTGAAACAAATTGGACCATTGCACAAAATCAATGGTATGTATACCCAATAAATACAGCTAGTTATTTGGGTTATCATAACATGCACTATACACCTAATTCAGTGGAAACACTGCAAGCTAACCAAGGAATGCAGATTTATCCCAATCCCGGCAATGGCTTAATTACGCTGCAGTTAAAGGAAAAATCAATAATTACGCTTACAAACAGTATGGGGCAAATTATTTATAAATCGAATTTTGCGGATTATAGTTTTGAGCTCAACATACAAGAGTTTGCTCCTGGCTTGTATTTTATTAAATCTTCCAACAAGGTGATGAAATACCTAAAATTATGA
- a CDS encoding purine-nucleoside phosphorylase → MLEQIKATTDYIKAKTNASPKIGIILGTGLGGLVKEIAAEHVLPYETIPNFPVSTVEGHSGKLIFGKLGGKDVVAMQGRFHYYEGYDMKQCTFPVRVMKYLGIEKLFVSNASGGVNPGFEIGDLMILNDHVNLFPTNPLIGKNYPELGPRFPDMSEPYDISMIAAAQAIAKKHNIKTQVGSYAGVSGPCLETPAEYRYIRNIGADAVGMSTVPEVIVARHMGIPCFAISIITDMGVDGRIVKVTHEDVQRVAEVAEPKMTLLMKELIQSL, encoded by the coding sequence ATGTTAGAACAAATTAAAGCCACCACCGACTACATCAAAGCTAAAACAAATGCCTCCCCAAAAATTGGAATCATACTGGGAACGGGCTTGGGAGGCTTGGTAAAAGAAATTGCTGCGGAACATGTATTGCCATACGAAACCATTCCCAACTTTCCGGTGAGTACTGTGGAAGGCCATTCAGGTAAATTGATTTTTGGTAAACTGGGCGGAAAGGATGTGGTGGCCATGCAAGGTAGATTTCATTATTACGAAGGTTACGACATGAAGCAATGTACTTTTCCGGTGCGTGTGATGAAGTACCTGGGTATAGAAAAATTATTTGTGAGCAATGCCAGCGGAGGTGTGAATCCGGGCTTTGAAATTGGCGATTTGATGATTTTAAATGACCATGTAAATTTATTCCCAACAAATCCATTAATAGGAAAAAATTATCCTGAACTGGGCCCTCGTTTTCCGGATATGAGTGAGCCTTATGATATAAGCATGATTGCAGCAGCACAAGCGATTGCAAAAAAACATAACATTAAAACGCAAGTGGGAAGCTATGCGGGCGTGAGCGGTCCTTGTTTAGAAACACCGGCTGAATACCGCTACATTCGCAACATTGGTGCCGATGCAGTAGGAATGAGTACCGTGCCCGAAGTAATTGTTGCGCGCCACATGGGTATACCTTGTTTTGCCATTTCGATTATTACCGACATGGGCGTGGATGGTCGTATTGTGAAAGTTACACATGAAGATGTGCAGCGTGTAGCTGAAGTGGCAGAGCCTAAAATGACCTTATTGATGAAAGAATTAATCCAAAGTTTATAA
- a CDS encoding T9SS type A sorting domain-containing protein — protein MKKNYLVLLLSILCSLQDSYSQSWQSINSGANSTLNTVYFASATHGWAAGNGGNNIIATTNGGNTWTAQSTGLSSLVVWNGIHFTSVNNGIVVGPQAILCTTSNGGSTWTQVNSGTNYALNSVHFSSSTNGFAAGEGSVIIATTNGGSSWTTKSAGVITNPSIRSIYFASNSVGWVVGDNGLIKKSSDGGTTWSTQTSGTTQNLLDVYFVSSSQGWIVGSNGSILTTSNGGTTWSVQTSGTTTKLRSVHFVSSSFGWITGDNGLILTTTNGGTTWTVQAAPPFFNVPLHSVFMSSATLGWSVGVAGNLIKFCTAPAQPGTISGNTTICGGSSQTYTVAAVAGATTYTWTLPNGWTGTSSSNSITVVSNTTVGPVTIYVTANNGSCLSAQRALNVTISALPVQPGNITGNSNPCVGTSQSYSIASVSGATSYTWTLPSGWSGTSTSTSISTNVGNTGGTISVKSNGSNGCSSINRTLSVTVNAIPSSPGVISGNATICSGSAQTYSISTVAGASSYSWTLPNGWTGNSTTSTLSCNAGASSGNVTVSATNSCGTSAQTNKAISVNTSPASPANIVGSTNICFNTVTSYSISSVSGATSYNWTLPAGWSGSSSAVNLVATSGNSGGTISVTATNSCGTSSPKTLAVSVNTAPATPGSISGGSTVCSGTSGLSYSINTVAGATTYTWSLPLGWTGVSTTNSISSVTAGSASGNISVTATNLCGSSSSSTLPISVNDIPASPSVISGASSICSGISQTYSINNVQGATSYTWTLPNSWFGTSTTTSITTTTGTTGGNISVIALNTCGSSVPTTLAVSLAGTGSVPPSPLAILGSDTTCESTLQSYSVAAVAGASSYLWTLPTGWTGTSATNTIYVTTGVATGDITVSAINSCGSSATISMNVAVNKSPIMSGNIVGAASVCDSSSQTYTLNSIPGANSYNWILPNGWSGSSLSNSILAFANGSSGTVSVTAANGCGTSLPQTLIISLNSLPTIIFAQLDTLCYTNNPIVLQAATPAGGVYTGVGITNDSIFNPSLSGAGSFLINYTYTDLNNCSNIAHSAQVVDLCLSLEPEISLQSNIKFFPNPANECIHITDANGADVAVLNSMGEIVETVFIKSDFYSMNIKKYLPGIYFLRVTRANRPSNHLFIKQISN, from the coding sequence ATGAAAAAAAATTACCTTGTTCTTCTGTTATCTATTTTATGCTCACTGCAAGACAGTTATTCGCAGTCTTGGCAATCAATAAATTCCGGTGCAAATTCTACACTCAATACCGTTTATTTTGCATCAGCAACACATGGGTGGGCAGCCGGAAATGGCGGAAATAACATCATTGCAACTACCAATGGAGGTAATACTTGGACAGCACAATCAACCGGATTAAGCTCTTTGGTTGTTTGGAATGGAATACACTTTACTTCTGTTAACAATGGTATTGTGGTAGGTCCTCAAGCGATACTATGCACAACTTCTAATGGCGGAAGTACATGGACACAGGTAAATAGTGGAACAAACTATGCTTTAAATTCAGTTCACTTTTCGTCAAGCACCAATGGCTTTGCTGCTGGCGAAGGAAGTGTAATTATTGCAACCACCAATGGAGGCTCATCATGGACTACAAAATCGGCCGGGGTTATAACAAATCCTTCAATAAGGAGTATTTATTTTGCAAGTAACTCAGTTGGTTGGGTTGTTGGTGATAATGGTTTGATTAAAAAGAGCAGCGATGGTGGAACAACATGGTCAACCCAAACTTCCGGGACTACCCAAAATTTATTGGATGTGTATTTTGTGAGTTCAAGTCAGGGATGGATAGTAGGATCAAATGGAAGTATTTTAACAACCTCAAATGGTGGAACAACCTGGTCGGTGCAAACTTCCGGAACTACCACCAAGCTAAGATCGGTTCATTTTGTTTCCTCTTCATTCGGATGGATTACGGGTGATAACGGACTTATCTTAACAACTACAAATGGAGGAACTACATGGACTGTGCAAGCAGCACCGCCATTTTTTAATGTTCCACTTCATAGTGTATTCATGAGTTCAGCAACATTGGGTTGGTCGGTTGGTGTAGCTGGAAATTTAATTAAGTTTTGTACTGCTCCTGCACAACCCGGTACAATTTCGGGAAATACTACTATTTGTGGAGGTAGTTCACAAACATATACTGTTGCTGCGGTTGCCGGTGCAACTACCTATACATGGACCTTGCCAAATGGTTGGACTGGCACATCTTCAAGCAACAGCATTACAGTTGTTTCAAACACAACAGTTGGACCAGTAACAATTTATGTAACGGCAAATAATGGTAGTTGTCTTTCAGCTCAAAGAGCATTGAATGTTACTATAAGTGCTTTACCGGTGCAGCCAGGAAATATAACTGGAAATAGTAATCCATGTGTTGGAACCAGTCAATCCTATAGCATTGCATCAGTAAGCGGTGCTACATCCTATACATGGACGTTACCTTCAGGATGGTCAGGTACTTCAACGTCAACTTCCATCTCAACTAATGTTGGAAATACCGGGGGTACTATTTCAGTAAAATCAAACGGCAGTAATGGATGTAGTTCAATTAATAGAACCTTGTCTGTTACCGTAAATGCAATACCTTCAAGCCCGGGAGTAATTTCAGGGAATGCAACAATTTGTTCAGGATCCGCGCAAACGTATTCTATTTCTACCGTAGCGGGAGCGTCAAGTTATAGTTGGACTTTACCTAATGGTTGGACAGGTAATTCTACTACCAGTACATTAAGTTGTAATGCTGGTGCATCTTCAGGAAATGTAACCGTATCAGCTACAAATTCATGTGGTACTTCTGCTCAAACGAATAAAGCTATTTCTGTAAATACAAGTCCTGCATCACCTGCAAATATTGTAGGTAGTACAAACATCTGTTTTAATACTGTAACGAGTTATAGCATAAGTTCTGTTTCAGGTGCTACATCTTACAATTGGACTTTGCCGGCAGGTTGGTCAGGTTCTTCATCTGCCGTGAACCTTGTTGCAACTTCCGGAAATTCAGGTGGAACAATAAGTGTAACAGCAACGAATAGTTGCGGAACTTCATCACCTAAAACATTGGCTGTATCAGTTAATACAGCCCCAGCGACCCCGGGTTCAATTAGTGGCGGTTCAACAGTATGTTCAGGGACAAGTGGCTTAAGTTACAGTATCAATACGGTTGCCGGCGCTACTACCTATACATGGTCATTGCCATTAGGATGGACGGGTGTTTCAACAACCAATAGTATTTCTTCTGTAACAGCAGGCTCAGCTTCAGGAAATATTTCTGTAACAGCTACTAATCTTTGTGGTTCTTCAAGCTCCTCAACACTTCCAATAAGTGTAAACGATATTCCTGCAAGTCCTAGTGTTATTAGTGGTGCTTCTTCAATTTGTTCAGGGATTTCACAAACCTATTCAATTAACAATGTGCAAGGTGCTACTTCGTACACCTGGACCTTACCAAATTCTTGGTTTGGAACTTCAACAACTACCAGCATTACAACTACAACCGGTACTACAGGTGGTAATATATCGGTAATTGCATTAAATACATGTGGTAGTTCGGTACCAACTACATTGGCCGTTTCCTTAGCAGGAACTGGTAGTGTGCCACCATCCCCTTTAGCAATATTAGGTAGCGACACCACTTGTGAATCAACTTTGCAAAGTTATTCTGTTGCTGCAGTTGCAGGTGCTTCGTCGTATTTATGGACTTTGCCAACAGGTTGGACTGGCACTTCTGCTACCAATACGATTTATGTTACTACAGGAGTTGCCACAGGGGATATTACAGTATCAGCTATTAATTCGTGTGGTTCATCTGCTACGATATCCATGAATGTTGCCGTAAATAAAAGTCCTATTATGTCAGGAAACATTGTAGGAGCAGCTTCTGTTTGCGATAGTAGTAGTCAAACATATACTTTAAACTCTATACCGGGAGCAAACAGTTATAATTGGATTTTACCAAATGGATGGTCAGGTTCATCTTTAAGCAATAGCATCTTAGCATTTGCAAATGGCAGCAGCGGAACAGTTAGTGTTACAGCTGCTAATGGTTGTGGAACAAGTTTGCCGCAAACACTCATCATATCCTTAAACAGCCTACCAACAATAATTTTTGCACAACTCGATACTTTGTGTTATACCAACAATCCAATTGTTTTGCAAGCAGCAACACCCGCTGGAGGAGTGTATACAGGTGTAGGTATTACAAACGATAGTATTTTTAATCCTTCACTATCGGGTGCAGGAAGTTTTTTGATAAACTATACTTATACAGATTTAAATAATTGCAGTAATATTGCACACAGTGCACAGGTAGTGGATTTGTGTTTATCTCTTGAACCTGAAATCAGTCTTCAAAGCAACATTAAGTTTTTTCCGAATCCAGCTAATGAATGTATTCATATAACTGATGCAAATGGAGCTGACGTTGCAGTTTTAAATAGCATGGGAGAAATAGTAGAAACTGTTTTTATTAAGTCGGATTTTTACAGTATGAACATCAAAAAATATCTACCCGGGATTTATTTTTTAAGGGTTACACGTGCGAATAGACCAAGTAACCACTTATTTATCAAACAGATTTCGAACTAA